One region of Fervidicoccaceae archaeon genomic DNA includes:
- a CDS encoding hydrogenase maturation protease, with the protein MKELSAKELVALLLEEIENKKSTIACIGSSLRSDDAAALKLCDILRKRTSSDEILICDGGLENCLDRLIEKKPSRLVILDAAAVDTNEAGKIFLFDIEEISEGAAWSHRIPISMALKILSNSILLDSVILIGIGGERFDIGEELSPSVEKLINYVDELLGIRMKTMLELEFSSYESKDKNRDG; encoded by the coding sequence TTGAAAGAGCTATCAGCAAAAGAGCTGGTTGCGTTACTGTTGGAAGAAATTGAGAATAAAAAGTCCACAATAGCATGCATAGGAAGCTCTCTCAGATCGGATGATGCCGCTGCATTGAAGCTCTGCGATATTTTAAGGAAGCGAACAAGCAGCGATGAAATATTAATATGTGATGGTGGACTGGAAAACTGCTTGGATAGGCTAATCGAAAAAAAGCCGAGTAGGCTAGTAATATTGGACGCCGCGGCTGTTGATACAAATGAGGCAGGAAAAATTTTCCTCTTTGATATTGAAGAAATCTCAGAGGGAGCTGCTTGGTCCCACAGAATTCCAATTTCAATGGCGCTGAAAATTTTGAGTAATAGCATATTGCTGGACTCAGTGATCTTAATTGGAATTGGAGGAGAGCGCTTTGATATTGGAGAGGAATTATCCCCTTCGGTTGAGAAGCTGATAAACTATGTGGATGAACTTCTTGGAATACGTATGAAGACAATGTTAGAGCTAGAGTTTTCTTCTTATGAGAGCAAAGATAAGAATAGGGATGGCTGA
- a CDS encoding 4Fe-4S binding protein, with the protein MVAKKSVKTVFEAIESFFSRPETFPSEDTERAFTEVSRGIPVLIADKCIGCSLCALSCPAQAITMIPGGKRMLGNRQVEIKNPSFDYSKCIYCGLCAQVCRQNAIEMRKNVDPIIIIK; encoded by the coding sequence ATGGTAGCGAAAAAAAGCGTGAAGACAGTGTTTGAAGCTATAGAGAGCTTTTTTTCAAGACCGGAGACTTTTCCATCAGAAGATACTGAAAGAGCATTCACAGAAGTTTCAAGAGGCATACCAGTCCTGATAGCAGATAAGTGCATTGGTTGTTCTCTCTGCGCATTATCCTGTCCAGCTCAGGCAATAACCATGATACCTGGAGGAAAGAGAATGCTTGGCAATAGACAGGTTGAAATCAAGAATCCAAGCTTCGATTATTCAAAGTGCATCTATTGTGGTCTATGCGCCCAGGTGTGCAGGCAGAATGCCATAGAGATGAGGAAGAATGTGGATCCAATAATCATAATAAAATGA
- a CDS encoding complex I subunit 1 family protein, whose translation MSYSIFLVPILALGAGIVFLFLCFFFEWVERKAIARVQKRIGPYFTGPGGILQPVADFLKLLGKREIISEGTDILLYRLSPLVGVTLLTYGFLHIPFFSKSSILSFNGDLLVILVIFALTSFSYLMAGMSIKTPFTLVGTSRLIVQYSLYELIFLSCFAIIFLQVGSATISEIVQYQVQNVPIIVYQPIGFAVAVISLLAKLEKPPFDLPHAKQEIAAGWMSELSGRTLAYIRLSGDMDFTLSIFLIVSLFLGGGYGPLVSSLPILWPIYFLLKSIALIILLAFIEGVAVRVRSMLLPMRLALPLASMLVIQALIITSWRMGLW comes from the coding sequence ATGAGCTACTCCATTTTTCTAGTACCAATTCTAGCTCTTGGGGCAGGAATAGTATTTCTCTTTCTCTGCTTTTTCTTTGAATGGGTAGAGAGAAAAGCCATAGCTAGGGTTCAGAAAAGAATTGGACCGTACTTCACTGGACCTGGAGGCATCCTGCAGCCTGTAGCTGATTTCCTGAAGCTATTGGGAAAGAGGGAGATAATTTCAGAGGGAACAGATATACTCCTGTACAGGCTCTCTCCACTCGTGGGAGTTACACTTCTCACCTACGGTTTTCTCCACATACCATTTTTTTCCAAGAGCTCTATTCTCAGCTTCAACGGAGATCTGTTGGTCATATTAGTTATATTTGCCTTGACATCTTTTTCCTATCTCATGGCGGGAATGTCCATAAAGACTCCCTTCACACTAGTGGGTACAAGCAGGTTAATAGTGCAGTACTCTCTCTATGAGCTGATCTTCTTGTCTTGCTTTGCAATCATATTTTTGCAGGTAGGATCAGCTACGATTAGTGAGATCGTTCAGTACCAGGTACAGAATGTTCCTATCATTGTTTATCAGCCTATAGGTTTTGCTGTAGCAGTTATCTCCTTGCTTGCAAAGCTAGAGAAGCCTCCATTCGATTTGCCTCACGCCAAGCAGGAAATTGCAGCAGGTTGGATGAGTGAGCTTTCAGGCAGGACTCTGGCTTACATAAGACTCTCTGGCGACATGGACTTTACCCTCAGCATTTTTCTTATAGTGTCCCTATTCCTTGGCGGAGGCTATGGTCCCCTTGTTTCAAGCTTACCAATTCTTTGGCCAATATACTTCCTTCTCAAGTCTATCGCACTAATTATACTTCTAGCATTCATTGAGGGAGTAGCTGTGAGAGTGAGGAGCATGCTCCTTCCCATGAGGCTTGCTCTTCCATTAGCATCAATGCTCGTGATACAGGCGCTAATAATAACAAGCTGGAGGATGGGATTATGGTAG
- the nuoB gene encoding NADH-quinone oxidoreductase subunit NuoB, translated as MEKNSSLRLVRRSPWLFHFNSGGCNGCDIEVVASLTPKYDVERLGAILTSSPKHADILVVTGPVTRQTLGSLRMIYDQIPEPKVVLAIGTCACSGGVFRGGYNVIGGVDKVLKNVICIPGCPPNPRMIYSIIKKFYENQLGGADENGSSKPEKE; from the coding sequence TTGGAAAAAAATAGCTCACTCCGGTTGGTGAGGAGGAGCCCTTGGCTCTTCCATTTCAACTCAGGTGGATGCAACGGCTGTGATATTGAGGTGGTAGCATCTCTCACACCTAAGTACGATGTTGAGAGGCTTGGAGCAATTCTAACTTCCTCTCCAAAACACGCTGATATATTGGTTGTAACCGGTCCAGTCACGAGACAGACTCTTGGATCCCTGAGAATGATATACGATCAAATTCCTGAACCCAAGGTTGTTCTGGCTATTGGAACTTGTGCATGCAGTGGAGGAGTCTTCCGAGGAGGGTACAATGTTATAGGAGGAGTGGATAAGGTTCTCAAAAACGTGATATGCATTCCAGGATGTCCTCCAAATCCGAGAATGATCTATTCCATCATCAAAAAATTCTACGAGAATCAGCTTGGAGGTGCAGATGAGAATGGGAGCAGTAAGCCTGAAAAGGAATGA
- a CDS encoding NADH-quinone oxidoreductase subunit C, translating into MGAVSLKRNDSSSVLTVFPESLPETVRAVISSYPHLVGITATHVANSIELIYSFDNWKGEMKHLLVSLPEKGAAVESISSQIRGAYIYEMEIRDMFGVSFIGHPLPNAKLLLPESYPQGAPPPLLKTVSLEQLMQILNEVQMQEPPSSVIPITGSSRYSVESIVILPFGPYHPALKEPEHFAIALEGEKIVEARPRIGYVHRGIEKLAETRSFLQTLFLVERVCGICSFHHSWTYTLAVENLLGISPNKKAEFLRTLVAELERIHSHSLWIGLLGYWVGFDSMFMWLWSARERIMKLLEMIAGNRVNKSFITIGGVRYDVSDEKLKVVKREISEFEKEFRRITEEVMSYGPLEERTRGIGIYHADTAISSGAVGPVLRATGVPYDIRKVEPYGAYPEVSFDVVTGNRGDVLTIAEVRVKETFESIGIIQQLVEKMPSGNPVPSAFFMGTSKDGEAFARTEPPRGELYYYIRGKVGMRNPYRVKIRTPTLPNLVLASEAIKGYTLSDVPLILTMIDPCFSCEDRAIVYINRKEPFIVKLPRAAPQGIGLGCSL; encoded by the coding sequence ATGGGAGCAGTAAGCCTGAAAAGGAATGACAGCTCTTCTGTCTTAACAGTATTTCCGGAATCCCTTCCTGAAACCGTCAGAGCAGTTATCTCGAGCTATCCCCATTTAGTAGGAATCACCGCCACCCATGTGGCAAACAGCATTGAACTGATCTATTCCTTTGATAATTGGAAAGGAGAAATGAAACATCTGCTAGTATCCCTTCCTGAAAAAGGAGCAGCTGTCGAGAGCATAAGCTCTCAGATCAGAGGGGCCTATATATATGAGATGGAAATAAGAGACATGTTTGGAGTCAGCTTCATTGGACATCCTCTACCAAATGCCAAGCTTCTCCTACCGGAAAGCTATCCTCAAGGTGCCCCACCGCCTCTCCTCAAAACAGTTTCACTTGAACAACTAATGCAGATCCTCAATGAAGTTCAGATGCAGGAGCCACCTTCATCGGTTATACCAATAACTGGGTCCTCCAGGTACAGTGTTGAGAGCATAGTAATACTGCCTTTTGGCCCGTATCATCCAGCTCTAAAGGAGCCTGAGCACTTTGCCATAGCACTCGAAGGAGAGAAGATTGTGGAGGCAAGACCAAGAATAGGGTACGTTCATAGGGGCATAGAGAAACTTGCAGAGACCAGGAGCTTCCTTCAAACCCTCTTTCTGGTTGAGAGAGTATGCGGAATTTGCAGCTTTCATCATTCTTGGACGTATACTCTTGCTGTTGAGAATCTCTTGGGGATATCTCCGAATAAAAAGGCAGAATTCTTGAGGACGCTAGTTGCCGAGCTTGAGAGGATACACAGCCACTCTCTATGGATAGGACTCCTCGGATACTGGGTAGGTTTCGACTCAATGTTCATGTGGCTCTGGTCTGCCAGAGAGAGGATAATGAAGCTCTTAGAAATGATTGCGGGAAATAGGGTCAATAAATCCTTCATTACGATTGGAGGAGTTAGATACGATGTTTCGGATGAAAAATTGAAGGTCGTGAAGAGAGAAATATCGGAATTTGAGAAGGAGTTCAGAAGAATAACTGAGGAGGTCATGTCATACGGTCCTCTGGAAGAAAGAACAAGAGGCATAGGCATATATCATGCAGACACAGCTATTTCTTCAGGAGCCGTTGGCCCAGTTCTCAGAGCCACGGGTGTTCCCTATGATATAAGAAAAGTTGAACCATATGGCGCTTATCCAGAAGTTTCGTTTGATGTTGTAACTGGAAATAGGGGAGACGTTCTCACAATTGCTGAAGTAAGAGTAAAGGAGACCTTCGAATCAATAGGAATAATCCAACAGCTAGTTGAGAAAATGCCCTCCGGAAATCCCGTTCCTTCAGCTTTCTTCATGGGAACTTCAAAGGATGGTGAAGCTTTTGCAAGAACTGAGCCACCGAGGGGAGAACTCTACTATTATATTAGGGGCAAAGTCGGAATGAGAAATCCCTACAGAGTTAAAATAAGAACGCCAACACTGCCAAATCTCGTTTTGGCTTCAGAGGCAATAAAAGGATACACGCTATCCGACGTCCCCCTAATTTTAACAATGATAGATCCCTGCTTCAGCTGTGAGGATAGAGCAATAGTCTACATTAACAGAAAGGAGCCGTTCATCGTAAAACTGCCTAGGGCAGCTCCTCAGGGAATTGGCCTTGGGTGTTCTCTATGA